One genomic region from Biomphalaria glabrata chromosome 7, xgBioGlab47.1, whole genome shotgun sequence encodes:
- the LOC129927312 gene encoding integumentary mucin C.1-like: protein MTVQAQSIEDNVKNLNSRRDQVKRGGVPFCKQSWFSVAASVFTFLQGSLLPPKSSHSYKVLCCHLGLHIPTGFSVAASVFTLPQGSLLLPQSSHYYRREIPRRNSARQSIEYSFLICVISTRFDYSEDLSTTITTTNITTSRNIFTFTTTTINITTNTIITITTTTTTIITITTTTTTTTTTTTTTTITTTTTITTTTTSTTTTTTTTITTTTTTTTTTTIATPTTTTTTTISTIATTITTTKTSTTTTTTTTTTTITTTTNTTITTTTITTNTTITTTTITTTTITTATTTTTINNTTITTTTITTITTTTTITTATTTTTTTITTTTITTTKTSTTTTTTTTTITTTTITTTTTITTTTITTTTITTATTTTTINNTAITTTTITTITTTTTITTTTITTTTTITTTTITTTTTTTIITITTTTTTTITTTTTTTTTTITITTTTTTNITTTTITTATTTTITTSTTTKTNLSFEHRNTCLPCHASAFKKCSNLYNSYFSSRYLLSLRITEAYSFSKFLSANSSSTKFLSTSLKSEE from the exons ATGACCGTGCAAGCCCAATCGATTGAGGATAATGTAAAGAATCTAAACTCAAGGAGGGATCAAGTAAAGAGGGGTGGTGTCCCTTTTTGTAAACAGAGCT GGTTCTCTGTTGCTGCCTCAGTCTTCACATTCCTACAGGGTTCTCTGTTGCCTCCTAAGTCTTCACATTCCTACAAGGTTCTCTGTTGCCACCTCGGTCTTCACATTCCTACAGGGTTCTCTGTTGCTGCCTCAGTCTTCACATTACCACAGGGTTCTCTGTTGCTGCCTCAGTCTTCACATTACTACAGG CGCGAAATTCCCAGACGAAATAGCGCAAGGCAAAGTATCGAGTACTCATTTCTAATATGTGTAATAAGTACTAGATTTGATTACAGTGAAGATCTTTCTACCACCATTACCACTACTAACATTACCACttctagaaatattttcactttCACCACTACTACCATCAACATTACAACGAATACTATCATTACCATTACCACTACCACAACTACTATCATTACCATTACCACTACCAccaccactaccactaccactaccaccacTACCACCATCACTACCACCACTACCATTACTACCACCACCACTTCTACCACTAccaccactaccactaccattactaccaccaccactaccactaccaccacTACCATTGCTACCCCTACCACCACTACTACCACAACCATTTCTACCATTGCCACTACCATTACTACCACTAAAACTTCTACCACTACCACCACTACCACTACTACCACTACCATTACTACCACTACCAACACTACCATTACTACCACTACCATTACTACTAACACTACCATTACTACCACTACCATTACTACCACTACCATTACTACCGCCACTACCACCACTACCATTAACAACACTACCATTACCACCACTACCATTACTACCATTACCACCACCACTACCATTACTACCGCTACCACTACTACCACCACTACCATCACTACCACTACCATTACTACCACTAAAACTTCTACCACTACCACCACTACCACCACTACCATTACTACCACTACCATTACTACTACCACTACCATTACTACCACTACCATTACTACCACTACCATTACTACCGCCACTACCACCACTACCATTAACAACACTGCCATTACCACCACTACCATTACTACCATTACCACCACCACTACCATTACTACCACTACCATTACTACCACCACTACCATCACTACCACTACCattactaccactaccactactacCATCATTACCATTACTACCACTACCACCACTACCATTACTACCACTACCACCACAACCACCACTACCATTACTATCACTACCACCACCACCACTAATATTACTACCACTACCATCACTACTGCCACTAccactactattactactagtactactacaAAAACTAACTTATCATTTGAACATAGAAATACTTGCTTACCGTGCCACGCATCagcctttaaaaaatgttccaatTTGTATAACTCATATTTTAGCTCAAGATATCTTTTGTCATTGAGAATCACAGAGGCATACTCTTTCTCCAAATTTCTCTCCGCCAATAGCTCTTCCACTAAGTTCCTTTCTACCAGCTTGAAATCAGAAGAATAA